One genomic segment of Thalassospiraceae bacterium LMO-SO8 includes these proteins:
- the mobB gene encoding molybdopterin-guanine dinucleotide biosynthesis protein B, which translates to MKVFGLVGWSGSGKTTLLVRLIPELTSRGLAVSTMKHTHHNFDIDQKGKDSYEHRAAGATEVMLTSGKRWVLQRELRDEGEPDMDSLIRRMAPVDLILIEGFKRHRHAKMEVFRAEVGKDLIAADDDTIVAVASDGAVAGVTCPVLDLNDVTAVADFIIAHCGLTVPAVQGSPGKVSHGAA; encoded by the coding sequence ATGAAGGTATTCGGCCTGGTCGGATGGAGCGGCAGTGGTAAAACGACCCTGCTGGTGCGTCTGATCCCGGAACTGACGTCGCGGGGGCTCGCGGTTTCGACCATGAAGCACACCCACCATAACTTCGACATCGACCAGAAGGGCAAGGATTCCTACGAGCACCGGGCCGCCGGCGCGACCGAGGTCATGCTGACTTCGGGCAAGCGCTGGGTCCTGCAACGGGAACTGCGCGACGAGGGCGAGCCCGACATGGACAGCCTGATCCGGCGCATGGCGCCGGTCGATCTGATTTTGATCGAGGGCTTCAAGCGTCACCGCCATGCCAAGATGGAGGTGTTCCGCGCCGAGGTCGGCAAGGACCTGATCGCCGCCGATGACGATACCATCGTGGCGGTCGCCTCGGACGGGGCGGTCGCGGGCGTGACCTGCCCGGTTCTCGACCTCAACGACGTCACGGCGGTCGCCGATTTCATTATCGCCCATTGCGGCCTGACGGTCCCGGCCGTCCAGGGGTCGCCGGGCAAGGTCAGCCATGGCGCAGCTTAA
- the pgsA gene encoding CDP-diacylglycerol--glycerol-3-phosphate 3-phosphatidyltransferase, whose protein sequence is MLTQLPNLLTLSRIAAIPVVVCLMLFIEAPLGNWLAFSVYCYASITDFFDGYLARAWDMQSSLGRFLDPIADKLLISALLLALVGVDRFNGIHILPAAVILCREILVSGLREFLASARVGLPVSTLAKWKTTVQILALGFLIVGPAGPAFGPLTTTQVGLYGLWIAALLTLVTGFDYLIAGLRHIRRADSSPPPAAGGTQGAENR, encoded by the coding sequence TTGCTGACCCAATTGCCCAATCTGTTGACCTTGTCGCGCATCGCCGCCATTCCGGTGGTGGTCTGCCTGATGCTGTTCATCGAGGCGCCCTTAGGCAACTGGCTGGCCTTTTCCGTCTATTGCTATGCCTCGATCACCGATTTCTTCGATGGCTATCTGGCCCGCGCCTGGGACATGCAGTCGTCGCTCGGCCGGTTCCTCGACCCTATCGCCGACAAGCTTTTGATCTCGGCGCTGCTGCTGGCGCTGGTCGGGGTCGACCGTTTCAACGGCATCCATATCCTGCCGGCCGCCGTCATCCTGTGCCGGGAGATATTGGTCTCGGGCCTGCGTGAATTCCTGGCCTCGGCGCGGGTCGGCCTGCCCGTCTCGACCCTGGCCAAATGGAAGACCACGGTGCAGATTCTGGCGCTGGGTTTCCTCATCGTTGGCCCGGCGGGGCCCGCTTTCGGGCCGCTCACGACGACTCAGGTGGGACTTTACGGCCTGTGGATCGCCGCCCTGCTGACGCTCGTCACCGGGTTCGACTATCTGATCGCCGGTCTGCGCCATATCCGCCGCGCCGACAGCTCCCCGCCGCCGGCTGCCGGTGGCACGCAAGGCGCTGAAAACCGTTGA
- the uvrC gene encoding excinuclease ABC subunit UvrC, giving the protein MDTPAASVVRGAGVIARHLKTLPNTPGVYRMIAGDGAVLYVGKAKDLKKRVAAYTAPDRQPTRIRRMIALTTDMEFVTTATEAEALLLESNLIKRYAPRYNILLRDDKSFPYILVTGDHDYPQVVKYRGAKSRPGDYFGPFASVWAVNDALNVLQRAFLLRSCSDNVFSGRTRPCLLYQIKRCSAPCVGRISKDDYADLVGQARDFLTGGSRAVQANLSKRMQAASDALEFELAAQYRDRIQAMTRIQAHQDINLRTVGDADVIAAHRQSGQTCVQVFFFRTGANFGNRAYFPSHGPDDDMGDVLEAFLGQFYARAQPPKTVILSHALPNRALVEDALSVRADRRVRITVPTRGDKRKVVDHARNNAKEALSRRQSESATQRKLLEGLADVLGLEAAPERIEVYDNSHVGGTKAVGGMIVAGPDGFEKGAYRKFNIKGAANVADADGKTGQGFAPGDDYAMMREVLTRRFSRALKEDPERAEGQWPDLILIDGGKGQLGIAMEVFQDLGIEDVALAAIAKGPDRNAGREHIFMPDGRELLLKPQDPVLYFLQRLRDEAHRFAIGAHRGRRAKAIHTSKLDEVPGIGAQRKRALLHHFGHAKAVEEARPEDIAAVDGISKSMARKIYDWFHPDD; this is encoded by the coding sequence ATGGACACGCCGGCGGCTTCGGTCGTCCGGGGGGCCGGGGTCATCGCCCGCCATCTGAAGACCCTGCCCAACACGCCCGGGGTTTACCGCATGATCGCCGGCGACGGGGCCGTTCTCTATGTCGGCAAGGCCAAGGATCTGAAAAAGCGGGTCGCGGCCTATACGGCGCCGGACCGCCAGCCGACCCGCATCCGCCGCATGATCGCGCTGACCACGGACATGGAGTTCGTGACCACGGCGACCGAGGCCGAGGCTCTGCTGCTTGAATCGAACCTGATCAAGCGCTACGCGCCGCGCTACAACATCCTTTTGCGCGACGACAAGTCCTTCCCCTACATCCTGGTCACCGGCGACCACGATTATCCCCAAGTGGTGAAATACCGGGGGGCGAAATCGCGGCCGGGCGATTACTTCGGGCCGTTCGCTTCCGTTTGGGCGGTCAACGACGCGCTTAACGTGTTGCAGCGGGCGTTTCTGCTGCGCTCGTGCTCGGACAACGTGTTTTCCGGCCGCACCCGGCCCTGCCTGCTGTATCAGATCAAGCGCTGTTCGGCGCCCTGCGTCGGGCGCATTTCCAAGGACGATTACGCCGACCTTGTCGGCCAGGCGCGGGATTTCCTGACCGGCGGCTCCCGGGCCGTGCAGGCCAACCTGTCCAAACGCATGCAGGCGGCGTCGGACGCGTTGGAGTTCGAGTTGGCGGCCCAGTACCGCGACCGCATCCAGGCCATGACCCGCATTCAGGCCCATCAGGACATCAACCTCCGCACCGTCGGCGACGCCGACGTGATCGCCGCCCACCGCCAGAGCGGGCAGACCTGCGTGCAGGTGTTCTTCTTCCGCACGGGGGCCAACTTCGGCAACCGGGCCTATTTCCCCAGCCATGGCCCCGACGACGACATGGGCGACGTTCTGGAGGCCTTCCTGGGCCAGTTCTATGCCCGTGCCCAGCCGCCCAAGACGGTGATCCTCAGCCATGCCCTGCCCAACCGGGCCTTGGTCGAGGATGCGCTTTCCGTGCGCGCCGACCGGCGGGTCCGGATCACGGTCCCGACCCGCGGTGACAAGCGCAAGGTGGTCGACCATGCGCGGAACAACGCGAAAGAGGCGTTGTCGCGCCGCCAGTCGGAAAGTGCGACGCAGCGGAAGTTGCTGGAGGGGCTGGCCGATGTCCTGGGGCTGGAGGCCGCGCCTGAGCGCATCGAGGTCTACGACAACAGCCATGTCGGCGGCACCAAGGCCGTGGGCGGCATGATCGTCGCCGGCCCGGATGGGTTCGAAAAGGGCGCCTACCGCAAGTTCAACATCAAGGGGGCCGCCAACGTGGCGGACGCCGACGGCAAGACAGGCCAGGGCTTCGCCCCCGGCGACGATTACGCGATGATGCGCGAGGTCCTGACCCGGCGGTTTTCCCGGGCGTTGAAGGAGGATCCCGAGCGCGCCGAGGGCCAATGGCCGGACCTGATCCTGATCGACGGGGGCAAGGGCCAGCTCGGCATCGCCATGGAGGTTTTCCAGGACCTGGGCATCGAGGACGTGGCGCTCGCCGCCATCGCCAAGGGGCCCGACCGCAACGCCGGGCGCGAACACATCTTCATGCCCGATGGGCGCGAACTGCTGCTGAAACCCCAGGACCCGGTGCTGTATTTCCTGCAGCGTCTGCGCGACGAGGCCCACCGCTTCGCCATCGGCGCCCACCGCGGCCGCCGGGCCAAGGCGATCCATACCTCGAAACTCGACGAGGTGCCGGGCATTGGCGCCCAGCGCAAACGCGCCCTGCTGCACCATTTCGGCCATGCCAAGGCGGTCGAGGAAGCACGGCCCGAGGATATCGCCGCCGTCGACGGGATTTCCAAGTCAATGGCGCGCAAAATCTATGACTGGTTTCATCCCGACGACTGA
- a CDS encoding dihydroneopterin aldolase, with amino-acid sequence MTVDQYKVSDTAKIADARSLIRHVFVRNLVLMANVGIHSFEKTGTQRIRLNVDLAVRETEQPPADEINQVVCYEEVTDGIKGIVGRGHVNLVETLAEDIAAMCLEDPRVRSARVRVEKLDIFENAESVGVEIERFNSRA; translated from the coding sequence ATGACCGTCGACCAATACAAGGTTTCGGACACGGCCAAGATCGCCGACGCGCGGTCGCTGATCCGCCATGTCTTCGTGCGCAATCTGGTGCTGATGGCCAATGTCGGCATTCATTCCTTCGAGAAAACGGGGACCCAGCGCATCCGCCTGAACGTCGACCTGGCCGTGCGCGAGACGGAACAGCCGCCCGCCGACGAGATCAACCAGGTGGTCTGCTATGAAGAGGTCACCGACGGCATCAAGGGCATCGTCGGGCGCGGTCACGTCAATCTGGTGGAGACCCTGGCCGAGGATATCGCGGCCATGTGCCTGGAAGACCCCCGCGTCCGTTCGGCCCGGGTGCGTGTCGAGAAGCTGGACATTTTCGAAAACGCGGAGAGCGTCGGCGTCGAAATCGAGCGCTTCAACTCCCGGGCCTGA
- a CDS encoding SDR family oxidoreductase codes for MTRNDPAQAPETALITGAARRIGRAMALDLADAGWRVAVHYNGSRAAAEALVAEIVAKGGRAAAVQADLADEAATENLIPAAADALGPVTLLVNNASLFELDMPDTVTRESWDAHMEINLRAPFVLTQAFVRHLPDGAGGNVVNIVDQRVMNLRGDFTSYTLSKYGLWGLTQMLARALSPQVRVNAIGPGPTLPSPRQTDDQFAAQWRATPLGRPVDPLDICRALRFILDAPAFTGQIIALDSGQHMGAAWDNAPAPE; via the coding sequence ATGACCCGGAACGATCCCGCCCAAGCCCCCGAAACCGCCCTGATCACCGGCGCGGCGCGGCGCATCGGCCGCGCCATGGCGCTGGACCTGGCCGATGCCGGTTGGCGCGTCGCCGTGCATTACAACGGCTCCCGCGCCGCGGCCGAGGCCCTTGTCGCCGAGATCGTGGCCAAGGGCGGACGCGCGGCGGCGGTTCAGGCCGACCTCGCGGACGAGGCCGCCACGGAAAACCTGATCCCCGCGGCGGCGGATGCCCTGGGTCCCGTGACTCTGCTGGTCAACAATGCCTCCCTGTTCGAACTGGACATGCCGGACACGGTGACCCGGGAAAGCTGGGACGCCCATATGGAGATCAACCTGCGCGCCCCCTTCGTGCTGACCCAGGCCTTCGTCCGGCACCTGCCGGACGGGGCCGGGGGCAACGTGGTCAACATCGTCGACCAGCGGGTCATGAACCTGCGCGGCGACTTCACCTCCTATACGCTGTCCAAATACGGGCTGTGGGGCCTGACCCAGATGCTGGCGCGGGCCCTTTCTCCGCAGGTCCGGGTCAACGCCATCGGCCCCGGCCCGACCCTGCCGAGCCCCCGTCAGACCGACGATCAGTTCGCGGCGCAATGGCGGGCGACGCCGCTCGGGCGGCCCGTCGATCCCCTGGATATTTGCCGCGCCCTGCGCTTCATCCTTGACGCGCCGGCCTTTACAGGCCAAATCATCGCCCTGGACAGCGGTCAGCACATGGGGGCCGCCTGGGACAATGCGCCCGCGCCCGAATAG
- a CDS encoding calcium/sodium antiporter, with amino-acid sequence MMYMELLGGLVILMGAAEVMIRGAVGLARLFGLSPLLIGMTVVALGTSAPELVVSLDAALTGNAGIATGNIVGSNIANVLLIVGAAAVISPMARRGDRLYRDGALLVLCTALFVMLCWGDTLDVAHGVLLLIIFLGFMGSAYWRDINNPRASAERVGEVEEIGAVPQKSWIAWAATLGGLAGIAVGADLMVGGGVAIARSFGLGEEVIGLTLIAIGTSLPELAASVVAARRGHADVAIGNVVGSNMFNMLGIAGVVSMAAPLPVPSSMLAFDLWVMLGAAILIVPAMIGWTGVSRVGGVALLVLYGGYLAAQVVGLPTTVAGMIF; translated from the coding sequence ATGATGTATATGGAACTTCTGGGCGGGCTCGTCATTCTGATGGGTGCGGCCGAGGTCATGATCCGAGGGGCCGTGGGCCTGGCCCGCCTGTTCGGTCTGTCGCCGCTGTTGATCGGCATGACCGTCGTGGCGCTGGGCACCTCGGCGCCGGAACTGGTGGTCTCGCTGGATGCGGCGCTGACCGGCAACGCAGGCATCGCCACCGGCAACATCGTCGGCTCCAACATCGCCAACGTGCTTTTGATCGTCGGCGCGGCGGCGGTGATTTCCCCCATGGCGCGGCGCGGCGACCGGCTTTACCGCGATGGCGCGTTGCTGGTTCTGTGCACGGCACTGTTCGTCATGCTGTGCTGGGGCGATACGCTGGACGTGGCTCATGGGGTTCTGCTGCTGATCATCTTCCTGGGATTCATGGGCAGCGCCTATTGGCGTGACATCAACAATCCGCGGGCATCGGCCGAGCGTGTCGGCGAGGTCGAGGAAATCGGCGCCGTTCCCCAGAAATCCTGGATCGCCTGGGCGGCGACCCTGGGCGGTCTGGCCGGGATCGCCGTCGGCGCCGATCTGATGGTCGGCGGCGGCGTGGCGATCGCGCGCTCCTTCGGGCTGGGTGAGGAGGTCATCGGCCTGACCCTGATCGCCATCGGAACCTCCCTGCCGGAACTGGCGGCATCGGTGGTCGCCGCCCGGCGCGGCCATGCAGACGTGGCCATCGGCAACGTCGTGGGCTCCAACATGTTCAACATGCTGGGCATCGCGGGCGTCGTCTCGATGGCGGCCCCCCTGCCGGTGCCGTCGTCGATGCTTGCCTTTGATTTGTGGGTCATGCTGGGGGCGGCGATCCTGATCGTGCCGGCGATGATCGGCTGGACCGGCGTGTCCCGGGTGGGCGGCGTGGCGCTTCTCGTGCTTTACGGCGGTTATCTGGCGGCTCAGGTCGTGGGCCTGCCGACAACCGTCGCCGGCATGATATTCTGA
- a CDS encoding RNA pyrophosphohydrolase — protein sequence MTDPDDDPRPYRLGVGVLLLNDASRVWLGERIRRTGQQMDYPWQLPQGGLDEGEDPRDAVFRELEEETGTAKAEIIAETPDWLTYDLPADVRDRVWKGRFRGQRQKWYALRFLGEDGDFDLNTHHKPEFSQWRWAPLADLPALVVPFKRGLYHDLLAAFGHLDGEIGSNNR from the coding sequence ATGACCGATCCTGACGACGATCCACGCCCGTATCGGCTTGGCGTCGGTGTCCTGTTGCTGAACGACGCCAGCCGTGTCTGGCTCGGCGAGCGCATCCGCCGCACCGGCCAGCAGATGGACTATCCCTGGCAACTGCCTCAGGGCGGTCTGGACGAGGGCGAGGACCCGCGCGATGCCGTGTTCCGCGAATTGGAAGAGGAAACAGGCACGGCCAAGGCGGAGATCATCGCGGAAACGCCGGACTGGCTGACCTACGACCTGCCCGCCGATGTTCGTGACCGGGTCTGGAAGGGCCGATTCCGCGGCCAGCGCCAGAAATGGTATGCGCTGCGCTTTCTGGGCGAGGACGGAGATTTTGATTTGAACACCCATCACAAACCTGAGTTTTCCCAATGGCGCTGGGCACCCCTGGCCGATCTGCCGGCCCTGGTGGTGCCGTTCAAGCGCGGCCTCTACCATGATTTGCTGGCCGCCTTCGGCCATCTCGACGGCGAAATTGGATCCAATAACCGATGA
- a CDS encoding divergent polysaccharide deacetylase family protein: protein MPSIKLPSIKMPSLKRKKRGDDDEDDEEEFDLDEGEDEEDDDAYGDDDDDDEEEGSAWERMDPQRKVLIISALAGGLLLTSIFGGAAYFLLGSSDPEPVAERQRPDGSIAIPTAQTPGGGLTPPGENAAPPAGEGSAAPGATGAAAPGTTSTADQVVGGITASQVALQNEGTGGLAAATAPGGVGQDPDHGRVIPFATAEAYKGIAWIEGVEALARVPDLALVEKGPDGRDMPIVARNGTRPMDAYARPVADADASIPQIAILIRGIGLSRTASITAIKSLPPEVSMVVSPYARDPGDWVIRARLAGHEVFMGLPMESANFPFEDAGPLALNTNKQVEENMRTLRTLMGMVPGYVGFLARFGSKFGVAEGQLKPVFEEIKSRGLMFIDSGESGSGAMARIATEMALPKAMVDIHLDRTPTEDEIASKLLRLGALARSQSVAVGMGDPYPHTIRELKNWLAAQSPTKLRLVPVSAVADRQITQ, encoded by the coding sequence TTGCCGTCGATCAAATTGCCGTCGATCAAGATGCCGTCGCTGAAACGCAAAAAGCGTGGCGACGACGATGAGGACGACGAAGAGGAATTCGATCTCGACGAAGGCGAGGACGAGGAAGACGACGACGCCTATGGCGATGACGACGATGACGATGAGGAAGAGGGAAGTGCGTGGGAGCGCATGGACCCTCAGCGCAAGGTTCTCATTATCTCGGCCCTGGCCGGCGGCCTTCTTCTGACTTCCATCTTCGGCGGTGCCGCCTATTTCCTGCTGGGCTCGTCCGATCCGGAACCCGTCGCCGAGCGGCAGCGGCCCGATGGCTCCATCGCCATTCCGACGGCCCAGACACCGGGAGGCGGCCTGACGCCTCCGGGTGAAAACGCAGCACCCCCGGCAGGCGAGGGATCCGCCGCCCCCGGCGCCACGGGAGCGGCCGCGCCGGGCACGACATCGACGGCGGACCAGGTGGTCGGCGGCATTACGGCGTCGCAGGTCGCCCTGCAAAACGAAGGGACGGGCGGTTTGGCCGCCGCCACGGCGCCTGGCGGTGTTGGCCAGGACCCGGATCACGGGCGCGTCATCCCCTTCGCCACCGCCGAGGCCTACAAGGGGATCGCCTGGATCGAGGGCGTCGAAGCCCTGGCCCGGGTGCCGGATCTGGCCCTGGTGGAAAAGGGCCCAGATGGCCGCGACATGCCCATCGTCGCGCGCAACGGCACTCGGCCCATGGACGCCTACGCCCGGCCGGTCGCCGATGCGGACGCCAGCATCCCCCAGATTGCGATTCTGATCCGCGGCATCGGCCTGTCGCGGACCGCGTCGATCACCGCCATCAAGTCCCTGCCGCCCGAGGTCAGCATGGTGGTCTCGCCCTATGCCCGCGACCCCGGCGATTGGGTCATCCGGGCGCGCCTGGCGGGGCACGAGGTGTTCATGGGCCTGCCCATGGAAAGCGCCAATTTCCCCTTCGAGGACGCCGGACCGCTTGCGCTGAACACCAACAAGCAGGTCGAGGAAAACATGCGGACGCTCAGGACGCTCATGGGCATGGTGCCCGGCTACGTCGGATTTTTGGCGCGCTTCGGGTCCAAGTTCGGCGTCGCCGAGGGGCAGCTCAAGCCCGTGTTCGAGGAGATCAAGTCGCGCGGCCTTATGTTCATCGATTCCGGCGAAAGCGGCAGCGGCGCCATGGCGCGGATCGCCACCGAAATGGCCCTGCCCAAGGCGATGGTCGATATCCACCTCGACCGCACGCCGACCGAGGACGAGATCGCGTCCAAGCTCCTGCGCCTGGGCGCCCTTGCGCGCAGCCAGTCCGTCGCCGTGGGGATGGGCGACCCCTATCCCCATACCATCCGCGAGCTGAAGAACTGGTTGGCGGCCCAGTCACCGACGAAATTACGTCTGGTGCCCGTCAGCGCCGTCGCCGACCGTCAGATCACCCAATAA
- a CDS encoding S41 family peptidase encodes MMKVAGMRALAGAAVLGGLAFFGHPAVAQEPAAAPAADAKNSEETYRLLNLFGDVFERIRSQYVDQPTDEQMIEAAITGMLQSLDPHSSYMNARTFKEMQVNTRGQFGGLGIQVTMENGVVKVISPIDDTPAARAGVKPGDLITHLDSESIQGLTLSQAVEKMRGKVGSDIKLTIFRAGQEPFDVTLTRAIIKITSVRSHLEGDDIGYIRITSFSEQTKQGLDKAIEKIKKDSGDKLKGYVLDLRNNPGGLLDQAIAVSDTFLDKGEIVSTRSRDPNDTQRFNATKGDLTEGKPVVVLINGGSASASEIVAGALQDHRRAVLMGTRSFGKGSVQTIVPLQGHRAMRLTTARYYTPSGDSIQAKGIHPDIEVKPSRIEEIESRPGRREENLRGALDNGEHEKDAKEAAPQATPDAKPEAGKTAEKEGEKKAEPVDYQLLRAIDLLRGVALFSGALTSSTN; translated from the coding sequence ATGATGAAGGTTGCGGGCATGCGGGCTTTGGCCGGTGCGGCGGTGCTGGGCGGATTGGCGTTCTTCGGCCATCCGGCGGTAGCACAGGAGCCGGCGGCGGCCCCGGCGGCGGACGCCAAGAACTCGGAAGAGACCTACCGCCTGCTTAACCTGTTCGGCGACGTGTTCGAACGCATCCGCTCGCAATACGTGGATCAGCCCACGGACGAGCAGATGATCGAGGCGGCGATCACCGGCATGTTGCAGTCCCTCGACCCCCATTCCAGCTACATGAACGCCCGCACCTTCAAGGAAATGCAGGTCAACACACGCGGCCAGTTCGGCGGCCTGGGCATCCAGGTGACCATGGAAAACGGCGTGGTGAAGGTGATTTCGCCCATCGACGACACGCCGGCGGCCCGCGCCGGGGTCAAGCCGGGCGACCTGATCACCCATCTCGACAGTGAATCGATCCAGGGCCTGACCCTGTCGCAGGCGGTCGAAAAGATGCGCGGCAAGGTCGGCAGCGACATCAAGCTGACCATCTTCCGTGCCGGGCAGGAACCCTTCGACGTCACCCTGACCCGGGCGATCATCAAGATCACCTCCGTGCGCTCGCACCTGGAAGGCGATGATATCGGCTACATCCGCATCACCTCGTTCAGCGAACAGACCAAGCAGGGCCTGGACAAGGCGATCGAGAAGATCAAGAAGGATTCCGGCGACAAGCTCAAAGGATACGTCCTCGATCTGCGCAACAACCCGGGCGGCCTGCTGGATCAGGCGATCGCCGTGTCCGATACCTTCCTGGACAAGGGCGAGATCGTCTCGACCCGGTCGCGCGACCCCAACGATACGCAGCGCTTCAACGCGACCAAGGGCGACCTGACCGAAGGCAAGCCGGTCGTCGTGCTGATCAACGGCGGATCGGCCTCGGCCTCGGAAATCGTCGCCGGCGCGTTGCAGGATCACCGCCGCGCCGTGCTCATGGGCACGCGGTCGTTCGGCAAGGGATCGGTGCAGACCATCGTGCCGTTGCAGGGACATCGGGCCATGCGACTGACCACGGCGCGCTACTATACGCCGTCGGGCGACAGCATCCAGGCCAAGGGCATCCACCCGGATATCGAGGTCAAGCCGTCGCGAATCGAAGAGATCGAAAGCCGCCCCGGCCGCCGCGAGGAGAACCTGCGGGGTGCTCTCGACAATGGCGAGCATGAAAAGGACGCCAAGGAGGCCGCCCCCCAGGCAACACCGGACGCCAAGCCGGAAGCCGGGAAAACGGCGGAAAAAGAGGGTGAAAAGAAGGCCGAGCCGGTCGATTACCAGCTTTTGCGGGCGATCGACCTGTTGCGTGGCGTGGCCCTGTTCTCCGGTGCGTTGACCTCGTCAACCAATTGA
- a CDS encoding peptidoglycan DD-metalloendopeptidase family protein, with amino-acid sequence MLTVALAALMPAPAVLADDKPGAGSLDKVQQEIRKGRAESERLKGEAQALETDLKNLQHRLVSAAKVVQDRELRVITLEAKIADLVRQEKEKLAQLGANRSQLAGVLVALQKMVQFPPEALLAMPSSPDDLVRSAILLRAVVPEIDRRATRIRLDLQSLADTREKTADERLNLNSAAQDLDRQRAEIRQLMADRRRLLDKTLAEERRAAERVARLAAKAENLRDLMARLEEQREADERAAARAEAEAKTKANANAKEQADRERAEAQRQARAATVSPSVSITSRRGRLPLPVIGDLIGRYGENLPTGLSRKGIDIAARGGAQVIATYDGKIAFAGKFRGYGQLLIIDHGDGYHTLLAGMARIDMTVGQHVSTGEPVGLMGADGGDRPVLYVELRRKGQPINPLPWLASRNDKVSG; translated from the coding sequence GTGCTGACGGTGGCCCTGGCCGCCCTGATGCCGGCTCCCGCTGTTCTGGCGGACGACAAGCCGGGGGCCGGATCCCTCGACAAGGTCCAGCAGGAAATCAGGAAGGGCCGGGCGGAAAGCGAACGCCTGAAGGGCGAGGCCCAGGCGTTGGAGACCGACCTCAAGAACCTGCAACACCGCCTGGTATCGGCGGCCAAGGTCGTGCAGGACCGGGAACTTCGCGTCATCACCCTGGAGGCCAAGATCGCCGACCTGGTGCGCCAGGAAAAGGAGAAATTGGCGCAGTTGGGCGCCAATCGCTCGCAGTTGGCCGGCGTCCTGGTGGCGTTGCAGAAGATGGTCCAGTTCCCGCCCGAAGCCTTGCTGGCCATGCCGTCCAGCCCCGACGACCTGGTCCGCAGCGCGATCCTGCTGCGCGCCGTGGTGCCGGAAATCGACCGCCGGGCGACGCGCATCCGCCTGGACCTGCAATCCCTGGCCGATACCCGGGAAAAGACCGCGGATGAGCGCCTGAACCTCAATTCGGCGGCCCAGGATCTGGACCGTCAACGCGCCGAAATCCGCCAGTTGATGGCCGATCGGCGGCGCCTGCTGGACAAAACCCTGGCCGAGGAACGCCGGGCGGCCGAACGTGTCGCCCGCCTGGCCGCCAAGGCGGAAAACCTGAGGGACCTGATGGCCCGGCTGGAGGAACAGCGGGAAGCCGATGAACGGGCGGCTGCCCGCGCCGAGGCGGAGGCCAAGACGAAGGCGAACGCGAACGCCAAGGAACAGGCCGACCGCGAGCGCGCCGAGGCCCAGCGTCAGGCCCGCGCCGCCACAGTTTCGCCATCTGTGTCGATCACAAGTCGTCGTGGCCGGTTGCCGTTGCCCGTTATCGGCGACCTGATCGGCCGTTACGGCGAGAACCTGCCGACAGGGCTTTCGCGCAAAGGCATCGACATCGCGGCCCGCGGCGGTGCCCAGGTTATCGCCACCTATGACGGAAAGATCGCGTTCGCGGGAAAATTCAGAGGTTATGGGCAATTATTGATTATCGATCACGGCGACGGATATCATACCCTACTGGCCGGAATGGCCCGCATCGACATGACCGTGGGCCAGCATGTTTCCACTGGTGAGCCCGTGGGCCTGATGGGGGCCGATGGGGGCGATCGGCCCGTTCTCTACGTCGAACTGCGCCGCAAGGGACAACCGATCAATCCCTTGCCGTGGTTGGCGTCACGCAATGACAAGGTAAGCGGATGA